A genomic segment from Legionella quinlivanii encodes:
- the aroC gene encoding chorismate synthase, translated as MSGNTFGTLFKVTTFGESHGPALGCIVDGCPPGLILSETLIQPFLDKRKPGQSKYTTQRRESDTVQILSGVFEGKTTGTPIALVIHNTDQRSRDYNEIKDLFRPGHADFTYHYKYGHRDYRGGGRSSARETVARVAAGAIARLYLKQFANIDIIGFLQQMGKIELEFVDESAIAQNSFFCPNHHQPEELANYIDDLRRQGDSVGARVTVIGRNIPVGLGDPVFDKLDATLAFAMMSINAVKGVEIGAGFQSVTQQGSEHRDQMSKEGFLTNNAGGILGGISTGQELKVSMALKPTSSIVKPGQTINTQGEEVTVVTKGRHDPCVGIRAVPIAEAMMALVLMDHFLRHRAQNSQ; from the coding sequence ATGAGCGGCAATACCTTTGGAACGCTTTTTAAAGTGACGACTTTTGGTGAAAGCCACGGGCCGGCACTGGGCTGTATCGTGGACGGCTGTCCTCCCGGTTTAATCTTGTCGGAAACGCTGATACAGCCCTTTTTGGATAAGCGAAAACCTGGACAGTCAAAATACACCACCCAGCGTCGGGAAAGCGATACGGTGCAGATTTTGTCAGGTGTATTTGAAGGAAAAACCACCGGCACGCCCATTGCGCTGGTCATTCACAATACTGACCAACGTTCAAGAGATTATAATGAGATCAAGGACTTGTTCCGACCAGGTCATGCTGATTTCACCTATCATTATAAATATGGACACCGCGACTATCGCGGAGGCGGCCGTTCATCGGCGAGAGAAACAGTGGCGCGTGTTGCTGCAGGAGCGATCGCGAGACTCTATCTCAAACAGTTTGCCAATATTGATATCATCGGTTTTTTACAGCAGATGGGTAAAATTGAATTAGAATTTGTCGATGAAAGCGCTATCGCGCAAAATTCTTTTTTCTGCCCCAATCATCATCAGCCCGAAGAGCTGGCGAATTATATTGATGATTTACGGCGCCAGGGCGATTCGGTAGGTGCTCGAGTAACCGTTATTGGGAGAAATATTCCTGTGGGTCTTGGCGATCCTGTTTTTGATAAACTGGATGCTACCCTGGCCTTTGCAATGATGTCCATTAATGCGGTCAAGGGCGTAGAGATAGGCGCTGGTTTTCAATCAGTCACTCAGCAAGGCAGCGAACATCGTGATCAAATGTCCAAAGAGGGTTTCTTGACGAATAATGCCGGCGGCATACTGGGAGGAATTTCCACAGGGCAGGAGCTTAAAGTCAGTATGGCTTTAAAACCCACCTCCAGTATTGTCAAACCTGGACAAACCATTAATACACAGGGTGAAGAAGTGACTGTGGTGACCAAAGGCCGTCATGATCCCTGTGTAGGGATTCGTGCGGTTCCAATCGCAGAGGCGATGATGGCTTTGGTCTTAATGGACCATTTTTTGCGGCATCGTGCTCAAAACAGTCAGTAA